GGACGGCCCGGGGGCCGTCGTACGCCTCGTCGAGTTCGGGCAGCGGGATCGCGGACGTCGCCGTGCCGACCTGCTCGCCGCGCGGCAGCACGAGCACGAAGGTCGACCCCTCGCCCGGGCGGGACCACACGTCGATGCGTCCGCCGTGCAGCCGCGCGTCGCCGAGGGAGATCGCGAGGCCGAGCCCGGTCCCCCCGATCGTGCGTTTCCGGCTCGGATCGGCCCGCCAGAACCGGTCGAACACGCGGGCGGTGTCCTCCGGCGGCATGCCGACGCCCTGGTCGCGGACGGCGATCGCGACGCTGCGCGAGTCGCTGTCGACCACGACCTGCACGGGCTTCGCATCACCGTGCTCGATCGCGTTGCCGACGAGGTTCCGCAGGATCCGCCGGACCCGCTTCGCGTCGAGCTGCATCGTGGTGTGGCCGCCGGGGGTGGCCAGCTGCAGGTCGACGCCGGCGCGCTCGGCGAGGGGTCGGAACTCCTCGACGATGTCGGCCGCGAGGGACGCGGGCACGACGGGTTCGGTGTCGAGCTGCACGGCCTGCGCGTCGTAGCGGGAGATCTCGAGGAGGTCGGCGAGCAGGAGCTCGAAGCGCTCGACCTGGGCGTGCAGGAGCTCCGCCGACCGACCGACCGACGGCTCGAAGGCGTGCCGGGAGTCGAAGAGCATGTCGCCGGCGAGCCGGATCGTCGTGAGCGGGGTCCGGAGCTCGTGCGAGACGTCCGACACGAACCGCTGCTGCACGCGGGAGAGCTCGGCGAGCTGGGTGATCTGCCGGCTCACGGCGTCCGCCATGTCGTTGAAGCTCCGTGCGAGGATCGCGATGTCGTCGTGCCCGCGGACGGGGATGCGTTCGTCGAGGCGCCCCGCCGCGATCTTCCGACTGGTCTCCGCCGCACCACGGATCGGCACCACCACGAGCCGCACGACGAGGGACGTCACGAGGGCGATGAGCACGATGAGCGCGACGCCGCCGATCGACAGGGTCTGCGAGACGAAGTCCAGGGTCTGCTGCGCGTCGGAGAGGTCGTAGACGATGTAGAGCTCGTACTGGCCCGCGCTCGGGATCTGCAGCACCGACCCGACGGCCAGCCCGGGTTCACGACGGCCGCCGTCGTCGAGCCGCACGGCTTGCAGGCTCAGTCGACCGGTGTCCTTGGCGACCTCGCGCCGGAGTGCGTCGGTGATGACCTCGTCCGGGAAGTCCGAGCTCGCCAGGTTCTGCAGGGTCTGCGGGGTGGACTGGTCCGGGCTCCGCTCGATCGCGATGCTCGTGCCGCCGGGGCTCGTCGTGTTCGACAGGATCGCCTGCTGCGCCTCGCTCTGCAGCGTCTCGAGCTCGGTCTGGTTGTTGTCCTCGGCCGCCGTCGCCGCGTCGAAGATGCCCTGTGCCACGACCGTCGCCCGGGCCGACTCCGCCTCGATCTGGTCGCGGCGCTGGGCGTACACGTTGTTCGAGATGCTGATCATCACCGCGGTGCCGATCACCACGACGGCGAGCCCGGTGGTCAGGACGGTGATGGCGACCGACCGGACCAGCAGGGAGCGTCGCCAGAGCCAGGCGACGGCGTACCAGCCGCGCCGGACCCACCGGCGGACCCGGCGACGCGTGCGCGCCGCCCACCCGCGGCCGAAGAGGTCGCGCGACGGTCCCGACGACACGGTGCTCAGGCTCCTCCGGCCCGGTACCCCACGCCGCGCACCGTGGTCACGATCCGGGGGTTGTCGGGGTCGTGCTCGATCTTCGCGCGGAGTCGCTGCACGTGGACGTTCACGAGCCGGGTGTCCGCCTTGTAGTGGTAGCCCCACACCTGGTCGAGGAGCATCTCGCGCGTGAACACCTGGTTCGGCTTCTCGGCGAGCGCCCGGAGCAGGTCGAACTCGAGCGGGGTGAGCGCGATGACGGTGTCGCCGCGACGGACCTCGTGCGCGGCGACGTCGACGGTCAGGTCGCCCGCGTGCAGCACGGTCGCGTCCGAGGCGGTCGGTCGGAGCCGCGTCTTGATGCGCGCGACGAGCTCCTTCGGGTTGAACGGCTTCACGACGTAGTCGTCGGCGCCGTTCTCGAGCCCCGCGACGACGTCGGCGGTGTCGCCCTTCGCGGTGAGCATGATGATCGGCGTGCCGCTCTCGGCGCGGATGCGCTTGCAGACCTCGATGCCGTCGATGCCCGGGAGCATGACGTCGAGCAGGACGAGGTCGGGCTTGGTGCTGTGGAACGCGTCGACGGCGTCGTTGCCGTCGCCGCTGAACTCGGGCTCGTAGCCCTCGGAGCGGAGGACGATGCCGATCATCTCGGCGAGGGCCTGGTCGTCGTCGACGACGAGGATGCGCGGTGTCATGTGCGTGGACTCCGGGTGGCGGGCGGTGGTGCCGGACCGGCACCCAGGCTCACGATAGCGCCGTCCCCCGCACGGCCGGGTTTTCCGACAGGATGGGAGTGTCCGCGCGCGACCGCAGCGCGGCCGACGGATGACGACGGGGGCGGGGATGTCCGACTGGCAGGTACCGGGAGCGTCCGGGTCGCGTGACGGGGCGGATCGGCCGGGAGGCACGCCACCGGCACCGGGGTCGCAGTCGTCCGGCGGGTGGTCGGGGCAACAGCCGCCGTCCGGCGGGTGGTCCGGCGCGCAGCCGCCGTCCGGCGCGTGGTCCGGCGCGCAGCCGCCGTCCGGCGGGTGGTCCGGGAAGCCCGGGCCGCAGCAGGCCGGCTCGCGTCCCGTGCTGCCGCTGCGACCGCTCGGGCTGGGGGACGTCCTGTCCGGTGCGTTCACCGTCCTCCGGCGGAACGCGCGGGTCCTGCTGCTCTGGAGCCTGCTGCTGAGCGGCGTGCTCGGGTTGGTGTCGACCCTCGCCGGGACCCTCGGGCAGCAGGCACTCCAGTCGCGGATGTTCGCCGCGGTCGACGCCGGTCGGGGTGCCGAGGCAGTGACCGCGGGGGCCATCACGCTCTGGCTGCTCCTGTCCGTCGCGCTGCCCTTCATCGCCTCGCTCGGCCGGGGCTTCCTCGTGGCGCCCGTCGCCGTCGACACCGGGCAGCGGATCCTCGGTCGCCGTGCATCGTTCGGCGGCCTGTGGCGGCTGCTCGCCGGTCGCCGGTGGTCGGTCCTCGCCTGGATCCTGCTGCAGGCCGGCGCCGGTGTGGTCGCCGCCCTGGTGTTCGGCCTGGTGGCGTTCGCCGGCGTCGCCGCGATCGGGTCGGGCAGTCGCGTGGGCCTCGGCGGCGTCGTCCTGCTCTTCGTCGTGCTCGCGCTCGGGTTCGGCGTGCTCGCCGCCTGGCTCGGCACGCGGTTCGCCTTCACGGTCCCGACGATCGCGCTCGAGGGCCGGTCGGTGTTCGCCGCGGCCGCGCAGTCGTGGCGGCTCACCCGGCGTGCGTTCTGGCGGACCTTCGGCATCCTGCTGCTCGTGCAGGTCGTGTTCGGGTTCGCCGCGTCGATCGCCGCGACGCCGCTGTCCATCGGGGCGCTGCTGCTCGGCGGGACCTTCGACCCCCTCGGGCAGACGGGCGCGCGGGCCGGGCTGGGCGTCGGTGCCGTCGTCGCCCTGGTGGTCGGGAGCCTGCTCGTGATCGCGGTCCAGTGCGTCGTCGACGTGCTGTCCGCCTCGATCACGACCTTCCTGGCGGTCGACCGCCGCATCCGGACCGAGGGGCTCGACCAGCGGATCGCGGCGCACCTCGAGACCGGGCAGCCGAGCGACCCGTTCGCGCCCGCCGACCCGCTCCTGCCCGCGCAGGGTCGGCCGTGGCCGCCGCAGCAGCAGTGGACCCCGCAGCAGCAGTGGTCGCAGCAGCCGCCGCAGTGGCCGGTCCCTCCCGCGCAGCAGCCGGAGCCGCCGACCTGGGGCGGGAAGCCGGACGGTCGCCCGTGACCCCCGGTCCGGACGAGGCCCGGGACCTGCTCGAGCGCGAACTGCAGCGCAGCGAGTACGCGGCCGTCGAGCCGACCTGGTGGGACCGGGCGTCGCGCGCGGTCCTCGACTGGCTGCAGTCGCTGCGTGCCGACGGGCTCGGGTCCCCCGCCGTCGCGCAGACGCTGCTCTGGACGGCCGTGGTCGTCCTCGTCGCGGTCGTCGTCCTCGTGGTCGTCGCCCGCGGACTCCCCCGCCGACGCGCCCGCACCGCCGCGGACTCGATCGGCGGGGTGTTCGACGCGGACGACCTGCGTCCGACGCGCGACGTCGCCGAGGCCGCACGGGCAGCACTCCGCGCCGGGGACTGGGACGGCGCGGTCCTCGACGGCTACCGGGCGATCGCCAGGGGCCTCGGCGAACGGGACCTCGTCCCGGACGTGCCAGGCGCCACGGCCCGCGCGATCGCCGACCGTGCGGCGCCGTCCTTCCCGGACGCCGCCGTCGCCCTCGCCCGGGCCGCCGCGGCGTTCGACGCCGTGCGGTACCTCGGTCGTCCCGCGGACGAACCGACCGCCCGCGCGGTCCTGGACACCGAGGCGACCGTGCGGACCACCCGCCCCGTCCGACCCGACCAGCCGGCGGTGCCCGCGTGAGCGCGGCCGGTGCCACCCGCGAGCGCACCGCGACCCCCGAGCCGTCCACGACCCCGGTGTCCGCGGGCCCGGCTCCCGCGGGGACCGGTCGCGGCGGTCTCGCCCGCCGGGTCGTCCTGTGGTCGGTCGTCGTCGCCGTCGCGCTGGTCCTCGCGGTGGCCACGGCCGTCGTGCAGGGGTCGGCGCCGACGGACCGGACCCCGCTCGACCCGACCTCGACGACGGCGAGCGGCTCCCGCGCACTCGTCCGGGTCCTGGAGCAGCAGGGGGTCGCCGTCGACGTGGTGCGGGACGCGGGCCGTCTCGGGGACGGCACGGTCCTGGTCGACGACTCCGCGGGGGTCCTCGACCCCGGTGTCGCACGACGCATCGTCGCCCGCGCCGCCCACGTCGTCCTGGTCACCGAGGACGCCCGCGTGCTCGACGCCGTCGGGCTGCCGCTGGAGCCCGCGTCCAGCGTGACCGAGCGCCGGACCGTGTCCACGACCACGTGCCCCGTGCCGGCGGTGGCCGCCGCCCGGTCGGTCACCACCGAGGGCACCGCCTACGTCGCGGCGCCGGACGCCGACACCGCGGGCGTCGAGCTCTGCGCGTCGACCGACCTCGGTGACGGCCGCGGGTGGGGCATCGCGCGGACCACCACGGCGGGTGGGGACGTCGTCCTCCTCGGCACCACCGGCGCCCTGCGGAACGACACGATCACGACCGCGGGCGACGCGGCCCTCGCCCTCGGGCTGCTCGGCCAGGGCGGCGGGAGCAGCGCGACCCCGATGCTGAGCTGGTACGTGCCGACCCCGGCCGGCGGGGACGCCGCGCCGACGCTCGGCTCACTCGCCCCGCCGTGGGTGCCGAGCGTCCTCGCCCTCCTCGGGCTCGTCGCGGTCGCGGCCGCCGTCTGGCGTGGTCGGCGCCTCGGACCGCTCGTCGTCGAGCGGCTGCCGGTCGTCGTCCGCGCGGCCGAGACCACCGAGGGACGGGCCCGCCTGTACGCGAGGACCCGCGACCGCACGCACGCGCTCGACACCCTGCGCGTCGCCGCCCTCCGACGGAGTGCCGGTCGGCTCGGCTTGGCCCGCAGCACGCACGTCGACGACGTCGTCCGGGCCGTCGCCCGTGCGACCGGACGCTCCGACTCCGAGGTCGGCGCGGTCCTGGTCGGCGGTCCCGTCCGCGACGACCGGACGCTGGTCACGGCGGTGGCCGAGCTCGACGCGCTCGAACGGGCGCTGCGCGCCGCGACGGGCGGCTCGGTGGACGACCGGCACCAGACCACCAGCGAGCGGCGCACAGAACACCGGCAGCCGCCGTCCGACCAGTACCCGCCGCCCGACCAGCACCCGCCGTCGAACAAGCACCGAGGAGCACGACCGTGACCGACCACACCAGCAGCGCGGCCACCGACGCCCGGCCCGACGACCAGACCGGCGCGCGTCGCGAAACCCGGCGCGACGACCTCCGCGAGGCCTTCGGGCGGCTCCGCTCCGAGGTCGCCAAGGCCGTCGTCGGCCAGGAGGGCGCCGTCTCCGGCATGATCGTCGGCGTCCTGGCGCAGGGGCACGTCCTGTTGGAGGGCGTCCCGGGTGTCGCGAAGACCCTGCTCGTCCGGAGCCTGGCGGCGGCGATGTCGCTCGACACGAAGCGGATCCAGTTCACGCCGGACCTGATGCCCGGCGACGTGACCGGTTCGCTCGTGTACGACGCGTCGACGGGCACGTTCCCGTTCCGCGAGGGCCCCGTGTTCACGAACGTGCTGCTCGCGGACGAGGTGAACCGCACACCCCCGAAGACCCAGTCCGCCCTGCTCGAGGCGATGGAGGAACGCCAGGTGAGCGTCGACGGCGCGGCACACCCGCTGCCCGACCCGTTCTTCGTCGCGGCGACCATGAACCCGATCGAGTTCGAGGGCACCTACACGCTGCCGGAGGCCCAGCTCGACCGGTTCCTCCTGAAGCTCGTCCTCGACGTGCCGCCGCGCGACGTCGAGTGGCAGGTGCTCCGTCGACACGCGGACGGCTTCGTCCCGCGGGACGTGCGCTCCGCCGGGATCACGCCCGTGCTCGGCGCCGACGAGGTGCGCGCCGCCCAGCGCGCCGTGCAGGCCGTCGCCGCGCGTGACGACGTGCTCGCCTACGTCGTGGACCTGGCCCGCGCGACCCGCCAGGCCCCGTCCGTCCGCGTCGGGGTGAGCCCGCGCGGCGCGACCGCACTGCTCGCCGCGGCGAAGGCCTGGGCGTGGCTGACCGGCTACGACGCGATCACGCCGGACCACGTGCAGGCGATGGCCGTGCCGGTCTGGCGCCACCGCCTACGGGTGGCCGCGGACGCCGAGCTCGAGGGCGTCGGTGCCGACAGCGTCCTGCAGCAGGTGCTCGAGCAGGTCCGGGTGCCGATCTAGTGGCGGTCACCGGCCGGTTCGTCGTCCTGCTCGCCGTCGCCGTCGTCCCGACGGTGCTGCTCGGCAGCGGCTGGGCGGGGCTCGCCTGGGTGGCGGTCGTCGTGGTCGGCGCGGCACTCGACGTCGTCCTCGCCGCCGACCCGGGGCGACTCCGCGTCGAGCGGCGGATGCCCCGCGCCGCCCGGCGGGACGCCACCGCGGACGGCACGCTCGTCGTCGCGAACGACGGCACCCGTCGGCTCCGCGCCGAGCTCCGCGACATGTGGGAGCCGTCGGCCGGACAGCAGCCGCGCCGCTTCCGCCTCGACGTGCCGCCGGGGGAACGCCGGACCGCGCGGATGCGGTTCGCGCCGTTCCGTCGCGGCCGTCGCACCACGACCGGGGTCGCGGTGCGGGCGGTCGGGCCCCTCGGCCTCGCCGCCCGGCAGCGGGTCCTGGCGGCACCGGGGACGCTCGTCGTCACCCCGCCGTTCCGGTCCCGCCGACACCTGCCGTCCCGGCTCGCCCGACTGCGCGAGCTCGACGGTGAGACGACCCTGCAGCTCCGCGGTCACGGCACCGAGTTCGACTCGCTCCGCGACTACGTCCGGGGTGACGACGTCCGGTCGATCGACTGGCGGGCGACCGCGCGTCGGCAGGACCTGGTCGTCCGGACCTGGCGACCGGAGCGCGACCGCCGGGTCGTGGTGGTCGTCGACGCCGGGCGCTCCGGAGCCGGTCGGATCGAGGACGAACCGCGCCTCGACACGTTCATCGAGGCGGCGCTGCTGCTCGGCGCCCTCGCGGCCGCGGCCGGTGACCGCGTCGACCTCGTGGTCCTCGACGACGCCGTCCGCGACCGCGTCCGCGGCGCCACCCGGTCGGACGTCGTGCAGCGGTTCGGCGAGGTCCTCGCGACCGTCGAACCGGGCCTCCGTGCGACGGACTGGTCCGCCGTCCCCGGCCTGGTCGACGGTGTGACGACCGCCAGGGCCCTCGTCGTGCTGCTCACCGGACTGGACTCGGTCGGCTCGTCGGGCGACCTGCTCGCGGTCCTCCCCCGCCTCGCCCGTGACCACGCGGTCGTCGTCACCGGCGTCGAGGACCCCACCGTGCACCGCACCGCCGCCGGTGACCCGGACCCCGTCACCGGGGTCGTACCGGGCCGGACCCGGGGCGGACGCACGCGGTCCGCGCGACGGGCCGCGGGCCTCCCGTCCGGCGCGGAGCGCGACGTGTACCGGCGGGCCGCCGCGGAACGCTCCCTGCTCGACGCGGCCGGCGTCGCGGACGTGGCCCGACGCGCCGGGGCCGAGGTCGTCAGCGGACGACCCTCGGACGTGCCGCCGCTGGTCGCCGACGCGTACGTCCGTGCGAAGGCGGGCGGCCGGCTCTGACGGCTGGGAGTCGCGTGGCGGCTCCCCGGGATCAGCCCGCCACCAGCGCGGTCGCACCGCGCTCGAACTCCTCGACGTCGCCGCGCTGGCCGGCGCGGTACGCGCGGCCGCCGAGCACCCACTGGTACCAGAGCACCGCGGCGAGGGCGACGGTGCCGATCCCGATCTTGACCGGCCAGG
The Curtobacterium citreum genome window above contains:
- a CDS encoding glycerophosphoryl diester phosphodiesterase membrane domain-containing protein — protein: MSDWQVPGASGSRDGADRPGGTPPAPGSQSSGGWSGQQPPSGGWSGAQPPSGAWSGAQPPSGGWSGKPGPQQAGSRPVLPLRPLGLGDVLSGAFTVLRRNARVLLLWSLLLSGVLGLVSTLAGTLGQQALQSRMFAAVDAGRGAEAVTAGAITLWLLLSVALPFIASLGRGFLVAPVAVDTGQRILGRRASFGGLWRLLAGRRWSVLAWILLQAGAGVVAALVFGLVAFAGVAAIGSGSRVGLGGVVLLFVVLALGFGVLAAWLGTRFAFTVPTIALEGRSVFAAAAQSWRLTRRAFWRTFGILLLVQVVFGFAASIAATPLSIGALLLGGTFDPLGQTGARAGLGVGAVVALVVGSLLVIAVQCVVDVLSASITTFLAVDRRIRTEGLDQRIAAHLETGQPSDPFAPADPLLPAQGRPWPPQQQWTPQQQWSQQPPQWPVPPAQQPEPPTWGGKPDGRP
- a CDS encoding DUF4350 domain-containing protein yields the protein MSAAGATRERTATPEPSTTPVSAGPAPAGTGRGGLARRVVLWSVVVAVALVLAVATAVVQGSAPTDRTPLDPTSTTASGSRALVRVLEQQGVAVDVVRDAGRLGDGTVLVDDSAGVLDPGVARRIVARAAHVVLVTEDARVLDAVGLPLEPASSVTERRTVSTTTCPVPAVAAARSVTTEGTAYVAAPDADTAGVELCASTDLGDGRGWGIARTTTAGGDVVLLGTTGALRNDTITTAGDAALALGLLGQGGGSSATPMLSWYVPTPAGGDAAPTLGSLAPPWVPSVLALLGLVAVAAAVWRGRRLGPLVVERLPVVVRAAETTEGRARLYARTRDRTHALDTLRVAALRRSAGRLGLARSTHVDDVVRAVARATGRSDSEVGAVLVGGPVRDDRTLVTAVAELDALERALRAATGGSVDDRHQTTSERRTEHRQPPSDQYPPPDQHPPSNKHRGARP
- a CDS encoding AAA family ATPase; translated protein: MTDHTSSAATDARPDDQTGARRETRRDDLREAFGRLRSEVAKAVVGQEGAVSGMIVGVLAQGHVLLEGVPGVAKTLLVRSLAAAMSLDTKRIQFTPDLMPGDVTGSLVYDASTGTFPFREGPVFTNVLLADEVNRTPPKTQSALLEAMEERQVSVDGAAHPLPDPFFVAATMNPIEFEGTYTLPEAQLDRFLLKLVLDVPPRDVEWQVLRRHADGFVPRDVRSAGITPVLGADEVRAAQRAVQAVAARDDVLAYVVDLARATRQAPSVRVGVSPRGATALLAAAKAWAWLTGYDAITPDHVQAMAVPVWRHRLRVAADAELEGVGADSVLQQVLEQVRVPI
- the mtrB gene encoding MtrAB system histidine kinase MtrB, with the protein product MSSGPSRDLFGRGWAARTRRRVRRWVRRGWYAVAWLWRRSLLVRSVAITVLTTGLAVVVIGTAVMISISNNVYAQRRDQIEAESARATVVAQGIFDAATAAEDNNQTELETLQSEAQQAILSNTTSPGGTSIAIERSPDQSTPQTLQNLASSDFPDEVITDALRREVAKDTGRLSLQAVRLDDGGRREPGLAVGSVLQIPSAGQYELYIVYDLSDAQQTLDFVSQTLSIGGVALIVLIALVTSLVVRLVVVPIRGAAETSRKIAAGRLDERIPVRGHDDIAILARSFNDMADAVSRQITQLAELSRVQQRFVSDVSHELRTPLTTIRLAGDMLFDSRHAFEPSVGRSAELLHAQVERFELLLADLLEISRYDAQAVQLDTEPVVPASLAADIVEEFRPLAERAGVDLQLATPGGHTTMQLDAKRVRRILRNLVGNAIEHGDAKPVQVVVDSDSRSVAIAVRDQGVGMPPEDTARVFDRFWRADPSRKRTIGGTGLGLAISLGDARLHGGRIDVWSRPGEGSTFVLVLPRGEQVGTATSAIPLPELDEAYDGPRAVREER
- the mtrA gene encoding MtrAB system response regulator MtrA; the encoded protein is MTPRILVVDDDQALAEMIGIVLRSEGYEPEFSGDGNDAVDAFHSTKPDLVLLDVMLPGIDGIEVCKRIRAESGTPIIMLTAKGDTADVVAGLENGADDYVVKPFNPKELVARIKTRLRPTASDATVLHAGDLTVDVAAHEVRRGDTVIALTPLEFDLLRALAEKPNQVFTREMLLDQVWGYHYKADTRLVNVHVQRLRAKIEHDPDNPRIVTTVRGVGYRAGGA
- a CDS encoding DUF4129 domain-containing protein encodes the protein MTPGPDEARDLLERELQRSEYAAVEPTWWDRASRAVLDWLQSLRADGLGSPAVAQTLLWTAVVVLVAVVVLVVVARGLPRRRARTAADSIGGVFDADDLRPTRDVAEAARAALRAGDWDGAVLDGYRAIARGLGERDLVPDVPGATARAIADRAAPSFPDAAVALARAAAAFDAVRYLGRPADEPTARAVLDTEATVRTTRPVRPDQPAVPA
- a CDS encoding DUF58 domain-containing protein, whose product is MAVTGRFVVLLAVAVVPTVLLGSGWAGLAWVAVVVVGAALDVVLAADPGRLRVERRMPRAARRDATADGTLVVANDGTRRLRAELRDMWEPSAGQQPRRFRLDVPPGERRTARMRFAPFRRGRRTTTGVAVRAVGPLGLAARQRVLAAPGTLVVTPPFRSRRHLPSRLARLRELDGETTLQLRGHGTEFDSLRDYVRGDDVRSIDWRATARRQDLVVRTWRPERDRRVVVVVDAGRSGAGRIEDEPRLDTFIEAALLLGALAAAAGDRVDLVVLDDAVRDRVRGATRSDVVQRFGEVLATVEPGLRATDWSAVPGLVDGVTTARALVVLLTGLDSVGSSGDLLAVLPRLARDHAVVVTGVEDPTVHRTAAGDPDPVTGVVPGRTRGGRTRSARRAAGLPSGAERDVYRRAAAERSLLDAAGVADVARRAGAEVVSGRPSDVPPLVADAYVRAKAGGRL